A single region of the Syngnathus acus chromosome 6, fSynAcu1.2, whole genome shotgun sequence genome encodes:
- the c6h12orf73 gene encoding protein BRAWNIN: protein MPAGVSWTRYLRMYGACILAMFAGAQAVHQYYLPDLSIPEVPPKPGELKTELLGFKLREAAAQQQMKEEPKTN from the exons ATGCCTGCTGGAGTGTCATGGACTCGTTACCTGAGGATGTACGGAGCATGTATATTGGCCATGTTTGCCGGGGCACAGGCGGTCCACCAGTACTACCTACCAGACCTG AGTATACCAGAGGTCCCCCCAAAACCTGGTGAGCTAAAGACAGAATTACTGGGCTTCAAACTCAGAGAAGCAGCCGCACAGCAGCAGATGAAAGAAGAACCCAAGACGAACTAA